From Zalophus californianus isolate mZalCal1 chromosome 16, mZalCal1.pri.v2, whole genome shotgun sequence, one genomic window encodes:
- the LOC118356407 gene encoding leucine-rich repeat-containing protein 37A3-like: MACCLCQFKNNIEVVCKTVKLHCDSECLTNATHCGESELPHDEELSVRNAEGSFMKVLKSRKKSTSTELTIEPEKASSDKNGVSLAFLNEQLDFNDESDVISALNYILPYFSEGNLEDVESTLLPFIKLLFSNVQDGDKPMGPLTNNTGNTSLKPGPNNSTYKNKLRKLYSLENLLDAEIQEKIDEVKKKEKTAMLIHSGLFGPKFKRQIFPKKLETTQAQEKSLAKAESVGKKMLRVKKVIKGPKGLKRRHFKQVGNQRNWRQQNAQPFVENRAKERRVSRPSPRELEQLHMAQRPRKLVGDSFNTEPSFIKEHKAAVSSFVKQYSLGRPSASTAPKSLPEVKNKSKDLTYTIFVLEDANARVRNMKASKPVSHSRKKYLFHKTRSRVVHRAPKAKLSRKFRKKSPLSNRLMLAKRPPFSAIRSLINSPSREAFSSSGELSSQENPFPELLTPSEPFRQNTTVENSTAQNVSENPISTRNMTVPEQTLFELRNHKNLSSAYSTATTDNFMPTVNQTNETRWIYNSTGTELPPKPTGFTVSKLSAPGDLFEIQLNQQLRSLVPNNDVRRLISHVIRTLKMDCSETHVQLACAKLISRTGLLMKLLSEQQEVKVSKVEWDTDQWKTENYINESTEVQSKRKGQESSELTKEVPGYGYNNKLILAISVTVVVMILIIVFCLIEGLLSIPAAEEMLNRK, from the exons ATGGCCTGCTGTCTCTGccaattcaaaaataatattgaGGTTGTCTGCAAGACAGTCAAGCTGCATTGTGACAGTGAATGTCTGACAAATGCCACACATTGTGGTGAGTCTGAATTGCCTcatg ATGAAGAATTATCTGTAAGGAACGCAGAAGGATCATTCATGAAGGTATTGAAATCCCGGAAGAAGAGCACCAGTACTGAGCTGACGATTGAGCCAGAGAAGGCATCCTCAGACAAAAATGGCGTCAGTTTAGCCTTTCTGAATGAGCAGCTAGACTTTAATGATGAAAGTGATGTTATTAGTGCGCTGAATTACATATTGCCTTATTTCTCAGAGGGAAATCTAGAAGATGTAGAATCAACGTTATTACCATTCattaaacttctgttttcaaATGTGCAAGATGGAGACAAGCCCATGGGTCCCTTGACAAACAACACAGGGAACACTTCTCTTAAACCTGGACCCAACAATTCaacttacaaaaataaactgaggaaACTCTATTCTCTAGAAAATTTATTAGATgcagaaattcaagaaaaaattgatgaggtgaaaaagaaagaaaaaactgccaTGCTTATACATTCCGGCCTTTTCGGTCCCAAATTCAAACGCCAAATCTTTCCAAAGAAATTGGAAACTACCCAAGCACAGGAAAAGAGCCTCGCCAAGGCTGAGAGTGTAGGGAAAAAGATGCTGAGAGTAAAAAAGGTTATCAAGGGCCCAAAGGGCCTAAAGAGAAGGCACTTCAAACAAGTGGGCAATCAGAGAAACTGGCGGCAACAGAATGCCCAGCCATTTGTGGAGAATAGGGCCAAAGAAAGAAGGGTCAGTAGACCGTCCCCAAGGGAGCTGGAGCAGCTTCACATGGCGCAGAGGCCCAGGAAATTAGTGGGAGACTCCTTCAATACGGAGCCTTCGTTCATAAAGGAGCACAAGGCAGCAGTCTCTTCGTTCGTGAAACAATACTCCTTGGGCAGGCCTTCTGCCTCCACTGCTCCAAAATCCCTACCTGAggtgaaaaacaaatcaaaagactTAACCTACACCATTTTTGTTTTAGAGGATGCAAATGCTAGAGTTAGGAATATGAAGGCTTCTAAACCAGTCTCACATTCCAGAAAAAAGTACCTCTTTCATAAAACTCGCTCACGTGTGGTCCACAGAGCACCCAAGGCCAAGCTGAGTcgaaaattcagaaagaaaagtcCTCTCAGTAATAGGCTGATGCTTGCAAAGAGGCCTCCATTCTCTGCCATCAGGAGCCTCATAAATTCCCCTTCACGGGAGGCTTTTTCATCTTCAGGAGAACTAAGTTCTCAGGAAAATCCCTTTCCAGAATTATTAACTCCTTCAGAGCCTTTTAGACAAAACACTACTGTAGAAAACAGTACTGCACAGAATGTTTCTGAGAACCCTATTTCTACAAGAAACATGACTGTGCCAGAACAAACCCTCTTTGAACTCAGGAACCATAAGAATCTTTCCAGTGCATATTCTACAGCCACCACAGACAACTTTatgccaactgttaaccaaaccAATGAAACACGATGGATATACAACAGCACGGGCACTGAATTGCCCCCGAAGCCCACAGGCTTCACTGTGTCGAAGCTTTCAGCTCCAGGTGACCTATTTGAAATTCAGCTAAACCAGCAGCTACGGTCCCTCGTCCCGAACAACGACGTGAGAAGGCTCATTTCTCACGTTATCCGGACTTTGAAAATGGACTGCTCGGAGACCCACGTGCAACTGGCCTGTGCCAAGCTCATCTCCAGAACAGGCCTCCTGATGAAGCTTCTCAGTGAGCAGCAAGAAGTAAAGGTGTCCAAGGTAGAGTGGGATACGGACCAATGGAAGACTGAGAACTACATCAATGAGAGCACAGAAGTCCAGAGCAAACGGAAAGGGCAGGAGTCCAGTGAG ctcaCAAAAGAAGTTCCAGGTTATGGCTATAACAACAAACTCATCTTGGCAATATCTGTGACTGTAGTAGTGATGATTTTGATTATAGTTTTCTGTCTCATTGAG GGGCTTCTTTCAATCCCTGCTGCGGAAGAGATGCTCAACAGAAAGTGA